In one window of Candidatus Scalindua sp. DNA:
- a CDS encoding site-2 protease family protein, whose product MNEELSKRGPFKSILYFPLFFDIPLINIFLFVVTIFSTYYINGLSYAVSIIIILLAHEMGHFIMCRKYHVDATWPYFIPFPSLFGTLGAVIRMKGHIPDKRALFDIGVAGPIGGLIFAIPVTIIGLSLSEVHPVPQTATGYIGLGEPILFSFFSKMLIGEVSPGYDIYLSPVAFAGWAGLFITALNLLPLGQLDGGHVIYAMLGEHSTKVYKTGILLFCLFTIYLIVRYHNPVWFVFAIMLLFIGFKHPPPIDPYTQLDFKRKCIGVLMLVIFLLSFTPIPLKF is encoded by the coding sequence ATGAATGAAGAACTTTCCAAAAGGGGGCCATTTAAGAGTATTCTTTATTTTCCTCTCTTTTTTGACATACCCCTCATAAATATTTTTCTTTTTGTTGTCACAATATTTTCTACGTACTATATCAATGGACTTAGTTATGCAGTTTCTATTATCATTATTCTGCTTGCGCATGAAATGGGACATTTCATCATGTGCAGAAAATATCATGTAGATGCAACATGGCCGTACTTTATTCCATTTCCTTCTCTCTTTGGTACACTGGGCGCCGTTATCAGGATGAAGGGGCATATACCTGACAAGCGTGCCCTGTTTGATATTGGGGTTGCCGGCCCCATCGGAGGCTTAATCTTTGCAATCCCGGTTACCATAATAGGACTCTCTCTTTCAGAGGTGCATCCTGTCCCGCAAACTGCAACAGGTTACATCGGATTGGGAGAACCTATACTCTTTTCCTTTTTTTCAAAGATGTTGATTGGAGAGGTTTCACCGGGATACGATATTTACCTGAGTCCCGTTGCCTTTGCAGGATGGGCAGGCCTGTTTATCACAGCCCTCAATCTCCTTCCCCTGGGACAGCTTGATGGTGGGCATGTTATTTATGCAATGTTGGGGGAACACAGTACAAAAGTGTACAAGACAGGTATTTTACTATTTTGTCTTTTTACCATTTATCTTATTGTTCGATATCATAATCCTGTCTGGTTTGTCTTTGCGATTATGCTTTTATTTATCGGTTTTAAACATCCCCCACCAATTGATCCGTATACACAGCTGGATTTCAAGCGTAAGTGCATCGGTGTTCTGATGCTCGTTATCTTTTTGCTGTCTTTTACGCCAATCCCCCTCAAGTTTTGA
- the mnmA gene encoding tRNA 2-thiouridine(34) synthase MnmA gives MKKKVVVAMSGGVDSSVAAHFLVEQGYEVIGLFMRLGNVEVNDCVDEKRATCCSAEDARDAANVAASLNIPFYIINFEEEFNSIIEYFCKEYLEGKTPNPCITCNQKLKFGKFLKYAQYLDASYVATGHYARVERHNDRYVLKKGRDARKDQSYVLFPLTQEQLAYALFPLGELTKTEVREKAEELNLKTKDKPESQEICFVTGNRYSDLIAERVNSQIGRGEVKDTGGKILGRHEGIHNFTIGQRKGLGIAFDKPRYVVDIDPVQNVITIGTAEELFKDTFTVCDVNWIMFESLDTELRAAVKIRYQNNESPAILYPLGQNRVKVVFDTPQRAIAPGQAAVFYDRDLIVGGGWIERD, from the coding sequence ATGAAGAAAAAGGTTGTAGTGGCAATGAGCGGAGGTGTTGACAGCAGCGTTGCCGCTCATTTCTTGGTAGAACAGGGATATGAGGTAATTGGTCTGTTCATGCGTCTCGGTAATGTTGAAGTGAATGATTGTGTTGATGAGAAGAGGGCAACGTGCTGCAGTGCGGAGGATGCCAGAGATGCGGCAAATGTTGCAGCATCTCTCAACATTCCATTCTATATCATAAACTTCGAAGAGGAATTTAATAGTATTATCGAGTATTTCTGCAAAGAGTATCTGGAAGGAAAAACCCCGAACCCCTGTATTACCTGCAATCAGAAACTTAAGTTTGGGAAATTTCTTAAATATGCCCAGTATCTCGATGCCAGTTATGTTGCCACAGGGCATTATGCGAGAGTAGAGAGACACAATGATAGATATGTATTGAAGAAGGGGAGAGATGCAAGGAAAGATCAGTCTTACGTGCTCTTTCCTCTTACCCAGGAGCAGCTGGCATATGCCCTGTTTCCACTTGGTGAATTAACCAAGACCGAGGTTCGTGAAAAGGCAGAGGAGTTAAACCTGAAAACGAAAGATAAACCTGAAAGTCAGGAGATCTGCTTCGTGACAGGCAACCGGTATAGTGACCTGATTGCTGAAAGAGTAAACTCTCAAATCGGCAGGGGGGAAGTGAAAGATACCGGAGGAAAGATCCTGGGCAGACATGAGGGTATTCATAATTTTACGATTGGGCAGAGAAAGGGATTAGGCATTGCATTTGACAAACCAAGATATGTGGTTGACATTGATCCCGTACAGAACGTTATAACGATTGGTACTGCTGAAGAGCTTTTTAAGGATACGTTTACGGTCTGTGATGTGAACTGGATCATGTTTGAAAGCCTGGATACTGAGTTGCGAGCAGCAGTAAAAATACGATACCAGAATAATGAATCTCCAGCCATACTTTATCCTCTTGGGCAGAATCGTGTAAAAGTTGTGTTTGATACGCCACAGCGGGCTATAGCGCCCGGACAGGCCGCTGTATTTTATGATCGAGATCTAATTGTGGGTGGTGGGTGGATTGAGAGGGATTGA